A stretch of the Nerophis ophidion isolate RoL-2023_Sa linkage group LG29, RoL_Noph_v1.0, whole genome shotgun sequence genome encodes the following:
- the LOC133546211 gene encoding zinc finger protein 135-like isoform X2, producing the protein MNARQEERPLQQQEDPQPPHIKEEEEEVWISQEGECPVGQEEADVSKFPLTVVSVKTEEHEDKPPESSQLHHSPNVCEKYRPPEQQEGSSSMEQRRSQYLHVKEEEPQPPHFEDEEKQRLYPHFIEEDKRHLISVKSQGDEVKGESEEKREAEPPSSSLAECDGDHCGGSQADKLLAPLSDSEDTTSHSPDTDDEDSKDDKTCHTDNTHFTCSLCHKTFKDHSNLKRHMSTHTGEKPFSCSECGRDFRLKHMLKVHMRTHTGEKPFLCSICGKDFTQKHHLKTHMRIHTGKKPFSCSICGKDFTYRNYLKIHIRIHTGEKPFSCSECGKSFVINQSLKVHKRTHTGEKPFSCSICGKVFTQRDHLKKHMRIHTGEKTFSCS; encoded by the exons atgaacgctcgtcaagaagaacgtccccttcagcagcaggaggatccacagcccccccacattaaagaggaagaggaggaagtgtggatcagtcaggagggagagtgtcctgtagggcaggaggaggctgatgtcagcaagtttccactgactgttgtctctgtgaagactgaagagcatgaagacaaaccacctgagtcctcacagcttcatcacagtccaa acgtctgtgaaaaatATCGTCCACCTGAGCAGCAGGAGGGGTCCTCCAGTATGGAGCAGAGGAGGTCACAGTACCTCCATGTGAaagaagaggagccacagccccctcACTTTGAAGATGAAGAAAAACAGCGGCTGTACCCCCACTTTATAGAGGAAGACAAGAGACACCTCATCAGTGTGAAGAGTCaaggtgatgaggtcaaaggtgaaagtgaggagaagagagaggcagagcctccaagcagcagtttAGCAGAatgtgatggagaccactgtggaggatcacaagcagacaagctcttagctccactatcagatagtgaggacacaacgtcacactctcctgacactgatgatgaagactctaaagatgataagacatgtcacactgacaacactcacttcacttgttctctctgtcacaaaacttttaaagacCATAGTAATCTGAAAAggcacatgagtacacacaccggagagaaacctttttcctgctcagaatgtgggagagattttagactaaaacacatgctgaaagtacacatgagaacacacactggagaaaaaccttttttatgttcaatctgcggtaaagattttactcaaaagcaccatttgaaaacacacatgagaatacacactggaaaaaaacctttttcctgttcaatctgtggtaaagattttacttaTAGGAactatttgaaaatacacataagaatacacactggagaaaaacctttttcttgctcagaatgtggtaaaagttttgtaataaatcaaagtttaaaagtacataagagaacacacactggagaaaaacctttttcatgttcaatctgtggtaaggtTTTTACTCAaagggaccatttaaaaaaacacatgagaatacacactggagaaaaaactttttcctgctcataa
- the LOC133546200 gene encoding oocyte zinc finger protein XlCOF6.1-like, whose amino-acid sequence MQTEEPQHNLIKKEEEYPLIPHFKNEEEHPLIPHFKEEEEDPLTPHFKKEAVDPLSPHIKAEEEDPLTPHIKEEEEEHSISQQGEHLEGLEEVDVTKMPVTGVPVKSEDDEVKGESEERGGGEPPSSSSTQHMTTEADGDHCGGSQADKLLAPLSDSEDTTSHSPDTDDEDSKDDKTCHTDNTHFTCSHCHKTFKYPSLLKEHMRTHTGERHFLCSICGKDFTQRYILKIHMRIHTGEKPFSCSECGKSFGKNQSLKVHMRTHTGEKPFSCSECGKSFVRNERLNAHIRSHTGEKPFSCSICGKDFTRRDHFKKHMRIHTGEQPFSCSICGKYFARKNYLKIHMSTHTGEKPYTCSVCCRSFIQSMHLKRHMRIHTGEKPFSCSVCSKDFTQMHHFKAHMTRHTADKP is encoded by the coding sequence atgcagacAGAGGAGCCACAGCACAAcctcattaagaaggaagaggaatacccactgatcccccattttaaaaatgaagaggaacacccactaatcccccattttaaagaggaagaggaggacccactgacaccccattttaaaaaggaagcagtggatccactgagccctcacattaaggcggaagaggaggacccactgacccctcacattaaagaggaagaggaggaacacagcatcagtcagcagggagagcatcttgaaggactggaggaggttgatgtcaccaagatgccagtgactggtgtccctgtgaagagtgaagatgatgaggtgaaaggtgaaagtgaggagaggggagggggggagcctccaagcagcagctcaacacaacacatgacaacagaagctgatggagaccactgtggaggatcacaagcagacaagctcttagctccactatcagatagtgaggacacaacgtcacactctcctgacactgatgatgaagactctaaagatgataagacatgtcacactgacaacactcacttcacttgttctcactgtcacaaaacttttaaatacccaaGTCttctgaaagaacacatgagaacacacactggagaaagacattttttgtgttcgatctgcggtaaagattttactcaaagatacattttgaaaatacacatgagaatacacactggagaaaaacctttttcctgctcagaatgtggtaaaagttttggaaaaaatcaaagtttaaaagtacacatgagaacacacacaggagaaaaaccgttttcctgctcagaatgtggtaaaagttttgtaagaaatgAACGTTTAAATGCACACATTagatcacacactggagaaaaacctttttcatgttcaatctgcggtaaagattttactcgaagggaccatttcaaaaaacacatgagaatacacactggagaacaacctttttcatgttcaatctgcggtaaatatTTTGCTCGAAAGAACtacttgaaaatacacatgagtacacacactggtgaaaaaccttatacttgttcagtatgttgtagaagttttatacaaagtatgcatttgaaaagacacatgagaatacacactggagaaaaacctttttcatgttcagtctgcagtaaagattttactcaaatgcaccatttcaaagcacacatgacaaGACACACTGCAGACAAACCTTAA